TCTAGTTGCTCCCATTTTTCCCCAGCATTCTTTAAGCTATTTCAAGAAGTGGAAACGAGCCGGTATTCCCTTCGTCCTCTTCCACACGCAAATACCCGATTTCGAGCCCCTTGTGTACATAGGCCAAGACTCTTATCAAAGCGGTCTTCTGGCCGGAAAAATCCTGCACTTTGGCAACCAGGAGGCGGGCAGCATGGTCGTGGCTCATATCGGGGAAAGCAGCCAGAGTTCTTCTCACTTGTTGCACAGGGAGCAAGGATTCAGGGACTATTTCACTCGGAATAATCTAGTAAATCGCTACCCAATACAAGCACTATCTTTTCAACCTTCTTCCCCTGCCCCCGTTACCGAGCAGCTCAGGGAAATGTTTGAAAGCACCCCAGGATTGACTGGCATTTTCGTTACCACTTCCAAGGCGTATGTGGTGGCGGACTATTTACAGCAGAATCCCGGACCTAAGATCAATCTTATTGGGTACGACCTGATAGAAAGCAACCTTCGTTGTCTGGAAACAGGTAGCATACAGTTCCTGATAAACCAAAATCCCAAAGGCCAAGGGTACTGGGGTATTCATGCTCTGGCTGATCACCTGGTTTTTCACAAAAAGAATAAACCCACCAAATATTTGCCCTTGGATGTTATTACCAGAGAGAATTTACAGTACTACATGGAATGTCTTGTCTTTAAATAAGTCGACTGTTTTCACATTTAAAACTGTTCTAATGCAAGAGCAGAGCATATTCAGGATAACCCGATAACGACGGCCAGCTACGGCAAAAGTAGTTTGCCCGGGCTGTTGGTATGCCAACTTGCACTATCATTCCTCTAGCAGACCATTCAACGACAACGGTGCCCCTGGGTTCACTATCCACAAGCGCACCCAGCAGATCCAGATGATTTCCTGGCTGGAACTCTACGAACTCAACTGCACCCATTTGCTCTTTTAAGTGAAGTGGCCTAACGAGCACAAGCGAATGCCTGTTTCCGGGAAGAAGTTGATAGGCCGCTCTGTAGAAAATAGTACGCTCCACCCGGCACCGGGTGGAGCGTGGTTGTTACCCTAGATGCACTCGCACCGGCAAACACCTCTTGTTACCCCGGAAGAGCAGAATACCGCGACTGCTGTAAGTACTAAAGTATAGTTGAATATTACAGTATATTTAATACTGGTTAGCCCGATAGAGTCCCCCAACGAGTCGCACAGGGCTTGTTGGTAAATGCGCCGCCTAATTACTTGGTTCTCAAACTTTAACTCATGTCCCAGGATGATTCTTTGCCTAGCATTTATCTAGGCGAACTGGATATTCCCGCGTCATTGGATTGGCTTTATCTCTTCGGGGATACGCTCGCCTTGTTCAACTTCGCTGGAGCCTTGGTACGCCCGGGCGGGATCAACGGTTTTGCCTTGGATCGGTCCATTGGCCAATGGGTGCTATGCGATGCCGAGCGTGTTGACTTAAACGGGTTTACCCCAGAGAAAGCGGTCACGCAATTCCATGACTTTACCGGAGAGCACCTAGAGGTAGTGGTAGCTGGTTATGCCCGCAAAGCCTACCAACTCTTGGAGCCTACTTATCCGGGCTTTACGGATCGCTT
This sequence is a window from Hymenobacter tibetensis. Protein-coding genes within it:
- a CDS encoding LacI family DNA-binding transcriptional regulator — its product is MDRAARIKDIALQAQVSVGTVDRVLHSRGRVADEVRLRILKITKDLDYKPNLSARALATDKTYRIAALIPDPAVDAYWQAPQDGVEKAGAELAHYGVIITQFTFDPFNHNSFSALAQQVSSSEYDGILVAPIFPQHSLSYFKKWKRAGIPFVLFHTQIPDFEPLVYIGQDSYQSGLLAGKILHFGNQEAGSMVVAHIGESSQSSSHLLHREQGFRDYFTRNNLVNRYPIQALSFQPSSPAPVTEQLREMFESTPGLTGIFVTTSKAYVVADYLQQNPGPKINLIGYDLIESNLRCLETGSIQFLINQNPKGQGYWGIHALADHLVFHKKNKPTKYLPLDVITRENLQYYMECLVFK